The Trichoderma breve strain T069 chromosome 2, whole genome shotgun sequence DNA segment CCTTGTAAAGGAAGGCAGGTTCGAAGAGGCCAGGAGACAGTGGGATATGCCGAGGAAACTGCTGGAAGCTTGGAAACAGAAGGGATTGGGCGGGGACGACGTGCAGACATGCATTGACGAAGGCGATGCGGTCATTGCCGTGACACGAAACAGATCGCCGGCACCCGATGAGATGGTGTCAAGAGGTGGGCCGTACGGCCCATTGCATTCCAACACACCGCCTGCTCTGAAGCAATGATCGCAAGGCCTTTGTTTATATGCAACGAGTCCAATCTACCTGACGCCGTATATTATGCCCCCTCAGGCCTCCTGCAAGGTACTCACATCCAGTATCTTGAATGGATCCGCGTCATATTCGCTCATTATCACCTCCGCTTTGGgctcggcctccttgagcagcttttCCAAGCTGGGCTTCAATACCTCTCGGAGGTAGCCTCTTTCTGAGTTGCTGTGGAATACTTGGATGAGAGTTCTACCTTGCTGGATGGCTGCTAGAGCAGAGTGATGACTCGTTTCGCCCATGACGAGTAGGTCGACGTCGGCCGACTTGAGAACATCGTATCCGCTGCCTGCGCAAACACCAAAGCTGCGCACCTTGGCAGTCTTGATGTCGGAGCCAACAGGAGAGGCAATCATGATGTGCTTGAGGCCTCCAAGCTTGAGAGCCAGTCGCTTGATAATCTCCGCCAGGGACACAGGAGCGCCTTCTTCGAAGTGCCCTATCCTGCCATATCCAGCTGGAGAATGCGATTCGGGGGCCGTGGCGCAAGGAATGGCAACAGACGGGGTGTGTTTATGGGGTCCAGCAACGATGTCGGCGAGCCAAGTGTTGAGGCCCTTGGGAGCAGCATCCACGGCCGTGTGAGGGCAGTAGACGGCAACGccagccttggccagctgcagGAGTGTAGCTTGTTGGGGATCGCTATTCGTAACGGACTTGAAGCCGGAAAAGATGAAGGGATCTGGATAAGAGACACCAGGGCCAAATTAGTAGCTACACAACGAATGAATTGAGACAGGGCAGTAATAGCATACGGTAGCTAACAATGACACTGACGCcctggccaatggcatccaCTGCGACTTGAAAGGTGAGGTCGTTTGTCACCATGACTGTCGgctcgagcttcttggcatcgCTTTCGGAGTTGCCAACCAGAAGTCCGACATTGTCCCATTTCCGATCGGCGAGCTCTTCGGGGTATCTGTAACGAATCAATCACCAACTGTCAGTCATAACAGCAGCACCTTTGATTACACGTCTTAAGGCAAGACAtgtgaaaaagaaacaagatgACGACAAGACAACGTACAGCGTCCTCATGGAGTTGACGACGAGCTGCGTAAACTTGGACGGCTCGACCTGCCACGCACCCCAAGCGCCCACACCATCTGCGTATTCCGCCATTGCGCTGCTATCAGGCCGTCTGTTCGAACTAGAAGTAGATATCGTACGCCGGGGCAAAGATCGAGCCGCAAAGAACCCAAGACGAGAAAGACCCGAAACTGAAGGACGAGAAAAAGACGTTGATCGGAGTGCCGACGACGAAAGACCTCTATCAAGACGTCTGACCAATAGCATTGAAGTCAATATTCTGATGCTCAGAACTcgcagcaaagaaaagaagatgatgaaagatgCAGAGTCTAGATTCCAAGCATGTAAATAGTAGATCTCCAGGGACTCTTATCGATGGCTATGCAGCCCCCGCCAATGAAGAACGCCGGAAGCTCAGCtaagcttcttttctttctgccCAATGAGCTCATACCGTACTAAATCTACGTGCGATACTGTTGAAACCACACTGTACACATGCCACCACCCCCACGATCTATCTAATCAATCAGATcgccctctttcttcttctccctctgcATTTTGTCGCAATCCCTCCTCTCTACATACCAGATCTGTTCCCTCTACAATGGCCTCAATAACAGAAGCCTCCCTCCGCGAGGCCATCACCCAGCGCCTCGGCGCAATCCACGTCGAAGTCACCGACATGTCCGGTAACCAATCCCTCCACCCATATTACAAATCTCCCCTCCATGGTCTAGTAAAGCTCACAATAGATGTTAGGTGGTTGCGGGCAAGCATTTACCTCTCTGATCGTCTCCCCTCAGTTCCAGGACCTCAAGTCCCTTAAGCGGCACCGCCTCGTCAACACAGCGCTCAAGGACGAAATCGCCGCCATCCACGCTTGGACGGCGAAGTGCCAGACGCCGCAGGagtgggagaaggagaaggataCTGCTGCGCCGTCGCTGGATGGTACGGTGGGGGGACACGTTGAGGGGACGTCACAGTGAAAGAGTGAAGAGGGGAATAATATCAGTTCAATATACCAAGGGGAATATCGAGGATGTCGCGGGAATCGACCTGGCTGTGGAAACGAAGATGTGCGCCGAGATATACATCATCGAGCAAGACGACGCCAAGGGAAGATGACCCTGCCCAGGTAAATAAAACAAATATTCATGGGCAATCCACCGGGCTGGTCAAAAAAACTTGTTTGGATAACATCAGCGTGGAAATATAGCCCTGTCGCATCAAGCAAGTTTACCTCAAAACGACCATACGGAGGGCAGATGATCTAAAAAATATCTTCATAACTTGTATATATATCAGAGATATCAAATATGCATCACTTATTAACTATATTTCCCAACATAGGCCACCCCCCTTGCATCCCCCATCTCGGCATCCTCCGTAAAATGCCTTTTcccaagctcttcttctaccaTTTTAGCCCGCTCGCATCCTGCCTATCAAAGTCATTGCGCATCTACAACAAACCCAAAAGATCATCGCTATCCTTCTTAGGCTCAGAACCACCTCCGTGCAGCTGCATTCCTGCAGGTAGTGGCTGGCTGCCATTCGCCGCTCCAAAGTTGAGCCCCTCGAAACCATTCATTAAATCATTCATGCCACCAGCTGGCGCAGCGGCAGGAGCACCGCTGGCCGATGGGGCATCAAACATGCTCATCATGTCGGCCATACCACCTGTGGCTGGGCTTGCCATTCGGTCAGGGGTTCCCGCTGCGCTTGACTGCTCCTGAGAGGCCGGTGCTGCGCCGTCAAAGTCGATGTCGAGCAGGTTTTCAATGTTGCTTTGCGAGACCGAGGAAGAGCCATTGGCGGCAGCCGCGGCCACAGAGGCAGCGATGGGATTCTCCGCGGCGTTCTGGCGCTGTTCTTGAATGGCGGCTCGCTGGATCTCGTCGGCGCCGAATCGGCCCTTGCCAACAAAGGCTTCCGGAGGCTTGTGGTATACCGATGCAAGAGTCGACAGTTCGGACAAGAGTTGCTCCAGTAGCGTGGCTGGCAGGCTTGTCATTGTTGTTGAAATGGTTGGCTTATGTGACAAAACAATGTTCTTGAGGGTTGAATATCAGTACATGCGCGCTTCTTCAATAACAGGCAAGCGGAAATAGATTCTTACCTTGGCCACCTCCAAGTCTCCTGATAGCAATCGCCAGTAGACGTATGCTCTGTCACGAATATCGGGGTTGTCGCTGTTGGTGGTTGCCTCCTGCAATACCTTTTGTACAAGACTCTGCGCTCCgctgggcttcttcaagaacaGCTTGACAACGGCTGTCAGAATCTGTAGTTGAGTCTATAGGGGATGTTAGTCTAAAGATCCAAAACGTAAGCGGCTGTCGAAGCGTACCTGAGTAAACTCTTCTGAAAAGGTGTCCACAAAGCCCTCGAGAATCTCCTCGGCATTGCTAATCTTTTCAGCGTATTCTCCCACGATCCAGATGAGTGATCCACGAGCATTGGCCTCGTCAAGTTCATCGATGTAGTTGCACAGTGAAGGAATCACTCCCTCGTAACCGGGGTACTTTCGCAGAATGTCCTTGATAACGACGACAACTTCCTGCACCACGTAGTTGACCTTTGTGGCGAGAAGGTCTTCCAGCGCCTGGACACACTTGGCACTGGCGTCCTCAATCTTGATGGCCACCTGTccaatggccttgatggctCGGCGAACAAAATCCATGTCCACTTCCAATGCGTACTCCTTCAGCTCGGAAAGCAGCTGCTCGTAGTTCTTCTCGTTTGCTATCCTGACCATGatttccagcttctgcatcttGACGTATGGCGGATCGTTGTatttgcagaagaagactcgCAGTTCCTTGCTGAGGATGTCGGGCTTGGCTTGAAGGAGCAGATCGATGTTTCTAAGGGCAACATATTGGACCTCAGGCTGAGACGCAACCAACGTGACTGTTGTGTTTGTGTTAGTAACGCAGCAACCCACTTGACATCTACCGAACTTGTCTTGGCGACTCAGCGGCAACAAAACTTACCCAAAGGAGGCGCCATCTTCTTAAGGTATGACCGCACGAGTTCCGGGTTGATGGACTTCATATGGATGAAGACCACCTTGACAGCGGCCAAGACCACGCTAGGGTTGACGTGCTGGAACTGTGGAATGACCCTCTCGCAAATGTGCTCCGACTCCTTGACATCGAGGGCAACATAATCCGCAAGCACGGTCAAGATGGTGATTCTACCCCATTCGGTGCATTCGTTCATGGCCatgagcagcttcttcagcacgGCGGGAGTGACCAGCAACGCCCTCGTCTCGGGGGCCGTCTCGCTGATTTCCGCCAGCGCCTGGACCGAGTTTGCGACCACCATGGGATTCGGGTCACCAATCATCTCCTGGAGCGTCTCGATGAAGCCGTTCTCGATGCACATTGCCGGGTTCAGGTCGAAAAGCTTGGCCACGCAGATGGCGGCCGTCTTGCGCACGTAGGGCGACTCGTCTCGCAGCGTTTTCCTCAGCGGCTCCTCCATGTAGTCGACCATCTTGTCCACTCTGATGCACCCCATTGTGCGGATGGCCAGCGCTCGTACCAGCGGGTTCGGGTCTTCCGAGTCTTGCACAAACGTGTTGACGGCGAGAATGCAGAGGTCTGGATGTGTCTTTGCGTAGTTCCTAGGGGGTCACACGCCCTCGTTAGCATTGCCATGCCGGGATCTGCTTCCAGCAAATATCACTGCGACGTACATGAGATAGAGATAgaccagcttcttctggtcCAGGTCGGCCGTCGCAATGTTCTTCAAGACGTCGGGGAACAAGGCGGACACATCCTTGCCCAgcgtcatggccatgatggtctTCTGGATGGACTCCTTCCGCTCGTAAGCATATTGCGAGACCAGCCCAGCTCGCAGCTCAAACGTCTCTCCCTTCCGAGGCGCGGCAAAGGCGCCCCGGATGCGATTCACCGCCAtcgtcgaggagcttcttGGGGGGTTGGAGGGGCACGAGGATGGTCCTGAGTGAGTCTGGTATTTCGGGTTACGCAGGTATCAGTCTGCGAGTTGATTCGGCGGCcgtgaaaagagagaggaagagagagataaagagaaggagagaattgCTATCGGGGGGTGATAGCTAGTGGCAGAGCCTCCAGCAAAGGCTCCGTGTCGTGGCCTCTGGGAATCGTCGAGCCTATGTCGAGTCGAGGGGTTGAGAGTTGCAGCTTATGTCTGGATTGCAGGCCATCAGCTTGCTGTAGTGCCAGTGCAGTGCCTCAGCGACAGCCTCCCTAACTGGGCCAATCAAAACTCCACTGAAGTCGGCGCCGAATGGCCAGATTTACGTGCCCAGTCCCGCTGAGTCATCCGACTGTCACCGAGTTTGTTAGGGATAGAAAGCAGATGTGCTATTAATGGCATCAGTAAATTACAGATTTAGGTAGACACAATAGATATCTCGATGCCTAGACTTGATATCATATTTGGCAGAATTCATCATTTTAGATGCCTAATGTATTCGCTCCTTATGATTACTATCAATGGTATCGTTACATACATGGCTATATGCTATAAGGGGCTTGTCTTCAATACTCGTAATA contains these protein-coding regions:
- a CDS encoding NIF3 (NGG1p interacting factor 3) domain-containing protein; this encodes MAEYADGVGAWGAWQVEPSKFTQLVVNSMRTLYPEELADRKWDNVGLLVGNSESDAKKLEPTVMVTNDLTFQVAVDAIGQGVSVIVSYHPFIFSGFKSVTNSDPQQATLLQLAKAGVAVYCPHTAVDAAPKGLNTWLADIVAGPHKHTPSVAIPCATAPESHSPAGYGRIGHFEEGAPVSLAEIIKRLALKLGGLKHIMIASPVGSDIKTAKVRSFGVCAGSGYDVLKSADVDLLVMGETSHHSALAAIQQGRTLIQVFHSNSERGYLREVLKPSLEKLLKEAEPKAEVIMSEYDADPFKILDVSTLQEA
- a CDS encoding bolA-like protein domain-containing protein, which produces MASITEASLREAITQRLGAIHVEVTDMSGGCGQAFTSLIVSPQFQDLKSLKRHRLVNTALKDEIAAIHAWTAKCQTPQEWEKEKDTAAPSLDVQYTKGNIEDVAGIDLAVETKMCAEIYIIEQDDAKGR
- a CDS encoding non-SMC mitotic condensation complex subunit 1 domain-containing protein; its protein translation is MAVNRIRGAFAAPRKGETFELRAGLVSQYAYERKESIQKTIMAMTLGKDVSALFPDVLKNIATADLDQKKLVYLYLMNYAKTHPDLCILAVNTFVQDSEDPNPLVRALAIRTMGCIRVDKMVDYMEEPLRKTLRDESPYVRKTAAICVAKLFDLNPAMCIENGFIETLQEMIGDPNPMVVANSVQALAEISETAPETRALLVTPAVLKKLLMAMNECTEWGRITILTVLADYVALDVKESEHICERVIPQFQHVNPSVVLAAVKVVFIHMKSINPELVRSYLKKMAPPLVTLVASQPEVQYVALRNIDLLLQAKPDILSKELRVFFCKYNDPPYVKMQKLEIMVRIANEKNYEQLLSELKEYALEVDMDFVRRAIKAIGQVAIKIEDASAKCVQALEDLLATKVNYVVQEVVVVIKDILRKYPGYEGVIPSLCNYIDELDEANARGSLIWIVGEYAEKISNAEEILEGFVDTFSEEFTQTQLQILTAVVKLFLKKPSGAQSLVQKVLQEATTNSDNPDIRDRAYVYWRLLSGDLEVAKNIVLSHKPTISTTMTSLPATLLEQLLSELSTLASVYHKPPEAFVGKGRFGADEIQRAAIQEQRQNAAENPIAASVAAAAANGSSSVSQSNIENLLDIDFDGAAPASQEQSSAAGTPDRMASPATGGMADMMSMFDAPSASGAPAAAPAGGMNDLMNGFEGLNFGAANGSQPLPAGMQLHGGGSEPKKDSDDLLGLL